In Deinococcus reticulitermitis, the DNA window AGGCAATCAGCGCCACCCGCACCGGGGCCAAGCGGGCCAACGCCTGCTGGCGCATCCGGCTGAAGGGAGACACCAGCAAGGCCACCGAGTACGAGGTCCAGAAGTTCTCGGGAAGCAGTTGCACCGGGACGGCGGCAAGTTCGCAGAGCTACCTCTTGCCGCGCGGCATCCTGATTGAGCTGAAGTCGGCAGCGAGTACCAACAACGTCGATTTCCTGCCGCCTTACGGCACCGTCGATGTTGGTAGTCCCAATTACGTCGTTTTCTGGAAAACCAGCAGTGACGTGAAACGCGAGGTTAGGATCACGAATGTGCTGGGCAAGGTGATTGTCAAATGAAAAACGCCCATTCTGGTCTGACCCTACTGGAAGTTCTGGTGTCTATTGCGATCTTCGGAATGCTGTCGATCGCGATTCTGGGGGTGTATCCCAACATCTTCAAGACCAATGGACAAACGCGCGATGACCAGGTCGTGACCATTCAGGCCAAGCGCTATCTGGAGCAGGTGCAGAAGAACCATGCCGACCTGGTCGAAAAGAACAAGGACAAGGCAGTGGTACCGAAAAAGGAATTGAGTGACCTGGTCCTGCCTGGGGTCCCCGCGAAAGCTGAAGTCAACAACTACACCTGCGCCGCCACGACCGCCGACAAGCTCAAGGACACGGCTGGAAAAGTGCTGATCTTGCGCGTCGAGCTCAAATGCACCCGTACCAGCGCTCCTGAGCTGAAGTTCTGGATCGACCTGGGGCAACCCGTATGAAGAGGGGACGTGAGAACAGCGGATTTACCCTCGTCGAGCTGCTGATCGCTATGGCGATTTCCGGGGTGATCATCATGGCGGTGCTGAGCTGGCAGTTGTCGAGCACCGACGCGAGCATTCGCAGCAACGCCCTCGTCCAGAGCCTGTCGGAGCTCAACGACCTGACCGGGTATGTCGGGGACCGGGTACGCTCGGCGCATGCTATCCGCCTTGATGGCTTCACGGTCAACAGTGCCACCGCATCAAATGCCGGAAAATGCGATAGTACAACGCCTTGCCTGGGAATTCTCGTTTTGGATGAGAAATACGATTCATCGACCGGAAATACCGAGAAAGTCTGGAAAAGAATCATCTACAGAATGGAAAAAAGATCCGATTGGTCTAGTACCGATGCTAACAAAACAAAAAATGATTGGGCTGATAAAGACGAAAATAAGATTATGATTCTGAGGGAATACCGATCTACCTGTAAAGTTGGTGAGGTAAGCTGTGACCCAATTGCTTTCAAGGAGGGCTTCTCAACTCTACCAGCGTTTAGCAATATGCAGCCGTCCCTAGTTGCCGATTTCCTGACCTCCACCGACCAAGCGGGCACGGCCATCGTTCCCTTTGCCAAGACCGGCTCTGCCGTGGAACTGAAATTTCAGTACAAGCAGCCTGTTCAGGGCAAGGCGACCTATCTGCCCCGCACAGGGCCGTACACATTGACCGTTCAGGCGCGCAACGCGAATTGATCATGGATCGGGGCCTGCGGGGCGGGGTGCAGGTGG includes these proteins:
- a CDS encoding pilus assembly FimT family protein — protein: MRREQGFTLMEMLIVLVILGILLGIAVPNYLRWRASMTVMQGAQQFAQAISATRTGAKRANACWRIRLKGDTSKATEYEVQKFSGSSCTGTAASSQSYLLPRGILIELKSAASTNNVDFLPPYGTVDVGSPNYVVFWKTSSDVKREVRITNVLGKVIVK
- a CDS encoding PulJ/GspJ family protein; the encoded protein is MKNAHSGLTLLEVLVSIAIFGMLSIAILGVYPNIFKTNGQTRDDQVVTIQAKRYLEQVQKNHADLVEKNKDKAVVPKKELSDLVLPGVPAKAEVNNYTCAATTADKLKDTAGKVLILRVELKCTRTSAPELKFWIDLGQPV
- a CDS encoding prepilin-type N-terminal cleavage/methylation domain-containing protein, which produces MKRGRENSGFTLVELLIAMAISGVIIMAVLSWQLSSTDASIRSNALVQSLSELNDLTGYVGDRVRSAHAIRLDGFTVNSATASNAGKCDSTTPCLGILVLDEKYDSSTGNTEKVWKRIIYRMEKRSDWSSTDANKTKNDWADKDENKIMILREYRSTCKVGEVSCDPIAFKEGFSTLPAFSNMQPSLVADFLTSTDQAGTAIVPFAKTGSAVELKFQYKQPVQGKATYLPRTGPYTLTVQARNAN